One genomic region from Paramormyrops kingsleyae isolate MSU_618 chromosome 24, PKINGS_0.4, whole genome shotgun sequence encodes:
- the LOC111839497 gene encoding leucine-rich repeat transmembrane protein FLRT1-like — MAPEGASDLRDWLFLLLLCLTLLSEVLEIAAAVATPPEDQDDVPCPLACRCDEDFIYCNDRGLNAIPPLPMAATILYLQNNHIDNAGLPTSLERHLTVQVVYLYDNELDDFPMHLPPSLRELHLQDNNIRTLPRSALARLPLLEKLHLDDNSVSTVSIEDQAFADNPRLRLLFLSRNHLSSIPSGLPASLEELRLDDNRISTIPTHAFRGLSSLRRLILDGNLLANQRIADDTFSRLSNLTELSLVRNSLQTPPFNLPSTHLQRLSLQDNALTHMPRGSLDGMRRLQRLDLSGNNLTTLPRGLFRDMDSLSQLLVRGNPWHCGCNLRWLHDWLHARGTTVTVRGFTCQGPERVRGMALSDLGAYMEECESSNTGAAGGGRERASGERATTMSTTLSPLQGSLFTLKSKRPGLRLPDSDLDYSLGSSASGKALVLTVKPLSPDSIHLTWRVPQPTSSFRLSWLRLSNSAAMGSITETLVPGDRREYLLSALQPQSSYIICMAPLPADGRSTFTEASADSEEAPVCARAETSELARPGPDKSEDQGSEQLTVLPLAGIIGGATALVLLALICAILCWCSHRARHISDREHSGRGIYRSKKRYDDYVESGTKKDTSILEIRGPGFQMTPMAAQQSLHTKTLREDYIIHTIFPSNGAGVYKSTHHTTNSAFGTNRGHREGGIPDIDYTYT; from the coding sequence ATGGCCCCAGAAGGCGCATCGGATCTCCGTGACTGGCTCTttctgctgctgctctgcctgaCGCTGCTGTCTGAGGTGCTGGAGATCGCGGCAGCGGTGGCTACGCCGCCGGAGGACCAGGACGACGTGCCGTGCCCGCTGGCGTGCCGCTGTGACGAGGACTTCATCTACTGCAATGACCGTGGCCTGAACGCCATCCCGCCACTGCCGATGGCTGCCACCATCCTCTACCTGCAGAACAACCACATCGACAACGCCGGGCTGCCCACCTCCCTGGAGAGGCACCTGACTGTCCAGGTGGTCTACCTGTACGACAACGAGCTGGACGACTTCCCCATGCACCTGCCACCGTCGCTGCGAGAGCTCCACCTGCAGGACAACAACATCCGCACGCTGCCGCGTTCGGCGCTGGCGCGGCTGCCGCTGCTGGAGAAGCTGCACCTCGATGACAACTCGGTCTCCACGGTGAGCATCGAGGACCAGGCCTTTGCCGACAACCCTCGCCTTCGCCTGCTCTTCCTCTCCAGGAACCACCTCTCAAGTATCCCCTCTGGCCTGCCAGCCTCTCTGGAGGAGCTACGACTGGACGACAATCGGATCTCCACCATCCCCACCCATGCCTTCCGGGGCCTGTCCTCGCTACGGAGGCTCATCCTGGACGGGAACCTCTTGGCTAACCAACGCATCGCTGACGACACCTTCTCCCGCCTCTCCAACTTGACCGAGCTCTCGTTGGTGCGCAACTCCCTCCAGACGCCTCCGTTCAACCTCCCCAGCACACACCTGCAACGCCTCAGCCTGCAGGACAACGCCTTGACCCACATGCCCAGGGGCTCCCTGGATGGCATGCGCCGGCTGCAGAGGCTTGACCTATCGGGCAACAACCTGACCaccctgcctcggggcctcttCCGGGACATGGACAGCCTGTCACAGCTGTTGGTGCGCGGCAACCCCTGGCACTGTGGCTGCAACCTGCGCTGGCTGCACGACTGGCTGCACGCCCGCGGCACCACTGTCACGGTGCGTGGCTTCACCTGCCAAGGCCCTGAGAGAGTGCGGGGCATGGCCCTCAGCGACCTTGGTGCCTACATGGAGGAGTGCGAAAGCAGCAACACCGGTGCAGCCGGCGGGGGTCGAGAACGGGCCAGTGGGGAACGGGCCACCACCATGTCTACCACGCTGTCTCCACTCCAGGGCTCTTTGTTCACCCTAAAATCCAAACGGCCTGGTCTCCGACTCCCTGATTCCGACCTGGACTACTCGCTTGGCAGCAGTGCCAGTGGCAAGGCACTGGTCCTCACCGTGAAGCCCCTCAGTCCCGACTCCATCCACCTGACCTGGCGCGTGCCACAGCCCACGTCCTCGTTCCGGCTCAGCTGGCTGCGTCTCAGCAACAGCGCTGCCATGGGCTCCATTACCGAAACCCTGGTCCCCGGCGATCGGCGTGAATACCTCTTGAGCGCCCTGCAACCCCAGTCCAGCTACATCATCTGCATGGCACCCCTCCCCGCCGACGGCCGGAGCACGTTCACTGAGGCCAGCGCTGACTCCGAAGAAGCCCCGGTGTGTGCCCGGGCCGAGACGTCTGAACTTGCCCGGCCGGGTCCCGACAAAAGCGAGGACCAGGGCTCTGAGCAGCTGACCGTGCTCCCGCTGGCAGGCATCATCGGTGGGGCCACCGCCCTCGTACTCCTGGCCCTGATCTGCGCCATCCTCTGCTGGTGCAGCCACCGGGCCCGGCACATCTCCGACCGCGAGCATTCCGGCCGCGGCATCTACCGCAGCAAGAAGCGATACGACGACTATGTGGAGTCGGGCACCAAGAAGGACACCTCTATCCTGGAGATCCGGGGTCCTGGCTTCCAGATGACTCCCATGGCTGCCCAGCAGTCCCTGCACACCAAGACTCTCCGGGAAGATTACATCATCCACACCATATTTCCTTCCAATGGCGCTGGAGTTTACAAAAGTACCCACCACACGACTAACTCTGCGTTCGGCACTAACCGTGGTCACAGAGAAGGAGGCATCCCAGATATAGACTACACATACACGTGA